In the Deltaproteobacteria bacterium genome, one interval contains:
- a CDS encoding 5-formyltetrahydrofolate cyclo-ligase: MDDRKQAIRDRIWSLLEERRVAAFPGARGRIPNFVGASAAADRLAGLDEWRSARTIKCNPDAPQRYVRLRALREGKIVYMAVPRLRQERCFWELDPRRLRDLRAAASIGGAAKAGRPVDPRDLPHIDLVVAGSVAVSRPGARLGKGGGYSDLEYALCRTVGCIDDRTRIATTVHPLQILRGAVPETDHDFRVDLIVTADLVLRPRRSRPQPRGIIAAHLTEEIRENVPVLRALSLVSGS, from the coding sequence TTGGACGATCGCAAGCAGGCCATCCGCGATCGCATCTGGTCGCTTCTGGAGGAGCGGCGCGTAGCCGCGTTCCCCGGAGCGCGCGGACGGATTCCAAACTTCGTCGGGGCGTCGGCGGCAGCGGATCGTCTTGCCGGCCTCGACGAGTGGCGCAGCGCGCGGACCATCAAGTGCAACCCCGATGCTCCGCAGCGCTACGTCCGGCTCCGCGCGCTGCGTGAAGGCAAGATCGTGTACATGGCCGTGCCGCGCCTCCGGCAGGAGCGGTGCTTCTGGGAGCTGGACCCGCGTCGCCTGCGCGATCTTCGTGCTGCGGCATCGATCGGAGGAGCCGCCAAAGCGGGCCGCCCCGTCGATCCCCGTGATCTGCCGCACATCGATCTCGTGGTTGCCGGATCCGTCGCCGTGTCCCGCCCGGGCGCGCGCCTCGGCAAGGGCGGCGGCTACTCCGATCTGGAGTATGCCCTCTGCCGCACGGTGGGCTGCATCGACGATCGCACGCGCATCGCGACGACCGTGCATCCGCTGCAGATCCTGCGCGGCGCAGTGCCCGAGACGGACCACGACTTTCGCGTCGACCTGATCGTCACGGCGGACCTCGTGTTGCGCCCGCGACGCTCGCGGCCGCAGCCTCGCGGGATCATCGCCGCACATCTGACCGAGGAGATCCGCGAGAACGTCCCCGTCTTGCGCGCGCTCTCCCTTGTCAGCGGGTCGTGA
- a CDS encoding ABC transporter ATP-binding protein yields MRDSLPGGSVAKLYATLWRHAEGRRHKVVLFVILLVLAQIVRLTIPWFFGEAVNALQAHGMEGITRARNDLLLMLAAVGVAWTMHGPARILERFTALVVRERFADALHVKALALPVRWHEQHHSGDTLHRMTRATTSLASFAQSQFIYLQNTVSIVGPIAALFLISRATGAAALAGYAAIGYFVVRIDAFMVLLVREENRADRRYNSALVDCLGNIATVLTLRLQEPMRMMLRSRLLAVFAPLRRNIVFNEVKWGGIDLLNSGMRTGLVALYAWLDFRQHGTISVGTAVVVHQYSQQVGNVVASMAMHWNDLVRQKTEVGDVDPIFASPARSVDNAAVPRTWRDIRVEGVRYVHPAAGVGRPALDDISMELRRGQRIALIGESGAGKSSLLRVLAGLVDAERVSITVDATPHPHLKHLGAVSLLLPQDPAVFESSVRENVTMGLPYREADIDRACELAGLTSVIAQLPQGFDTLISERGLNLSGGQKQRLALARGLLAASDVGLVLLDEATSSVDASTEAEIYDRVMSAFAGACIVSSVHRLHLLRRFDTVMVMEQGRVVDSGAPDEVRQRRPDLFAHSAMEMVAETRAA; encoded by the coding sequence ATGCGCGATTCGCTTCCTGGCGGCAGCGTAGCAAAGCTTTACGCGACTCTCTGGCGCCACGCCGAAGGGCGGCGTCACAAGGTGGTGCTCTTCGTCATCCTCCTCGTCCTCGCCCAGATTGTCCGGCTGACCATCCCCTGGTTCTTTGGCGAAGCCGTCAACGCGCTCCAGGCGCATGGCATGGAGGGCATCACCCGGGCGCGCAACGACCTGCTCCTGATGCTCGCTGCCGTCGGCGTCGCCTGGACGATGCACGGTCCTGCTCGCATCCTCGAGCGATTCACCGCCCTCGTCGTGCGCGAGCGCTTCGCCGACGCGCTCCACGTAAAGGCGCTTGCCCTGCCTGTGCGCTGGCACGAGCAGCACCATTCCGGCGACACGCTGCACCGGATGACGCGGGCGACCACCTCGCTGGCCTCGTTCGCCCAGTCGCAGTTCATCTATCTGCAGAACACGGTGAGCATCGTCGGACCCATCGCCGCACTCTTCCTCATCTCCCGGGCGACGGGAGCAGCGGCGCTGGCCGGCTACGCGGCCATCGGGTACTTCGTGGTGCGGATCGACGCGTTCATGGTCCTTCTCGTGCGCGAGGAGAACCGCGCGGACAGGCGGTACAACTCCGCCCTCGTCGACTGCCTGGGAAACATCGCCACGGTGCTGACGCTGCGGCTCCAGGAGCCGATGCGGATGATGCTCAGGTCGCGGCTCCTCGCAGTCTTCGCACCGCTCCGCCGCAACATCGTCTTCAACGAAGTGAAGTGGGGCGGAATCGACCTGCTCAACAGCGGAATGCGCACCGGCCTGGTGGCCCTCTATGCCTGGCTCGACTTCCGCCAGCACGGAACCATCAGCGTCGGGACCGCGGTGGTGGTGCACCAGTATTCCCAGCAGGTCGGGAACGTGGTCGCGTCGATGGCGATGCACTGGAACGATCTCGTGCGCCAGAAGACCGAGGTTGGGGACGTCGACCCCATCTTTGCCAGCCCGGCGCGGTCCGTCGACAATGCCGCTGTGCCGAGGACCTGGCGCGACATCCGCGTCGAGGGCGTGCGCTATGTCCATCCTGCGGCCGGTGTCGGACGGCCCGCGCTCGACGACATCTCGATGGAGCTCCGCCGCGGGCAGCGGATCGCGCTCATCGGCGAGAGCGGCGCGGGGAAGAGCTCGCTGCTTCGCGTGCTGGCCGGCCTGGTCGACGCGGAACGCGTCTCGATCACGGTGGACGCGACACCGCATCCCCACCTGAAGCACCTGGGCGCGGTTTCCCTCTTGTTGCCGCAGGACCCCGCCGTATTCGAGTCGAGCGTCCGCGAGAACGTCACCATGGGGCTGCCGTATCGGGAGGCTGACATCGACCGCGCCTGCGAGCTGGCCGGCCTCACCTCCGTGATCGCGCAGCTGCCTCAGGGCTTCGACACCCTCATCTCTGAACGCGGGCTCAATCTGTCGGGAGGCCAGAAGCAGCGGCTCGCGCTGGCCCGTGGCCTGCTCGCGGCGAGCGACGTCGGCCTGGTCCTGCTGGACGAAGCGACCAGCAGCGTGGACGCGTCGACCGAGGCGGAGATCTACGATCGCGTGATGAGCGCGTTCGCCGGCGCGTGCATCGTGTCGTCGGTCCACCGGCTGCACCTGCTGCGCCGATTCGACACCGTGATGGTGATGGAGCAAGGGCGGGTCGTCGACAGTGGCGCGCCCGACGAAGTGAGACAGCGCCGGCCCGACCTCTTTGCCCATTCCGCGATGGAAATGGTCGCCGAGACGCGCGCCGCCTGA
- a CDS encoding SDR family oxidoreductase: MPEPMLQIRTVPGNGAAIVASIGSCRPLSSPEHLAGSGSPLLAISQRTTTSSLQCAIPARRPPAVLAARVKEPIDVLVNNAGVYTGSPRDIWAVNVRGPLLLTRALAGKLAKGARVVMVTSGLGGLSNQAEPLRHKLQDPQLTIEDILALCERPPGGYGPSKAALNALTRLFAGELPNARVNAACPGWVRTDMGGPGAPRSVEQGAASVLWACRLAADGPTGGTLQR, encoded by the coding sequence ATGCCCGAGCCGATGCTGCAGATTCGCACCGTGCCTGGCAACGGAGCGGCCATCGTGGCATCGATCGGGTCATGCCGACCGCTCTCGTCACCGGAGCATCTCGCGGGATCGGGCTCGCCGTTGCTCGCGATCTCGCAAAGGACCACGACGTCATCCTTGCAGTGCGCGATCCCGGCAAGGCGCCCGCCGGCGGTACTCGCGGCGCGCGTGAAAGAGCCGATCGACGTTCTGGTCAACAACGCAGGCGTGTACACCGGGTCGCCCCGCGACATCTGGGCGGTGAACGTGCGCGGGCCGCTTCTGCTGACCCGGGCGCTTGCCGGCAAGCTGGCGAAAGGCGCGCGGGTCGTGATGGTGACGAGTGGGCTCGGCGGCCTCTCGAACCAGGCCGAGCCGCTGCGGCACAAGCTGCAGGATCCGCAGCTGACGATCGAGGACATCCTCGCTCTCTGCGAGCGGCCACCCGGAGGATATGGACCGAGCAAAGCCGCGTTGAACGCGCTGACGCGGCTGTTTGCCGGCGAGCTTCCCAACGCGCGCGTGAACGCCGCCTGCCCTGGATGGGTGCGGACGGACATGGGCGGCCCCGGCGCGCCTCGCTCGGTGGAGCAAGGCGCGGCTTCGGTGCTCTGGGCTTGCCGCCTGGCCGCGGACGGACCGACGGGCGGGACCCTTCAACGGTGA
- a CDS encoding DMT family transporter: protein MALTLALLSAVFYGTADFLGGFAARRAPTLAATVWAQGIGFGVALLALPIFPAALPSAVEAAWSIGAGLTGGLGVAILYYGFAVGRVSVIAPVTAVCSIAIPVVVAFGLGERPRPLAIAGIAVAIASVALISRHQDATGGGGRRDRSLAIGLACGVVIGAFFVCLARAGSASGVWPLLIARAASTAALAAAAGMAKVPIAIPRSVLPVVVACGVIDMVANALYLIAVREGPLGLVATLASLYPASTVLLARVVFRERLQPVQSVGFACAAAAIVMITTR, encoded by the coding sequence GTGGCACTCACCCTGGCCCTGCTGTCGGCCGTCTTCTACGGAACCGCTGACTTCCTCGGCGGCTTCGCGGCACGTCGCGCGCCCACGCTCGCTGCGACTGTCTGGGCGCAGGGCATCGGCTTCGGCGTGGCGTTGCTCGCGCTGCCGATCTTTCCGGCTGCGTTGCCCTCCGCCGTCGAAGCGGCCTGGAGTATCGGCGCCGGCCTGACCGGTGGTCTCGGCGTCGCCATCCTCTACTACGGGTTTGCCGTCGGGCGCGTCAGCGTGATCGCGCCCGTGACCGCCGTCTGCTCCATTGCCATTCCGGTCGTGGTGGCCTTCGGCCTCGGAGAGCGGCCGCGCCCCCTCGCCATCGCCGGCATCGCGGTGGCCATCGCGTCCGTGGCGCTGATCAGCCGCCATCAGGATGCCACTGGCGGAGGCGGTCGGCGCGATCGTTCGCTCGCCATCGGGCTCGCCTGCGGCGTGGTGATCGGCGCGTTCTTCGTCTGTCTCGCGCGCGCCGGTAGCGCCTCGGGGGTATGGCCGCTTCTGATCGCCCGGGCCGCGTCCACCGCGGCGCTCGCTGCGGCGGCAGGCATGGCCAAGGTTCCCATCGCCATTCCGCGCAGTGTGCTCCCTGTAGTCGTCGCCTGCGGCGTGATCGACATGGTGGCGAACGCGCTCTATCTCATCGCCGTCAGGGAGGGACCGCTCGGCCTCGTCGCGACGCTCGCGTCGCTCTATCCCGCCAGCACCGTGCTGCTCGCCAGGGTGGTGTTCCGCGAGCGGTTGCAGCCGGTGCAGTCCGTCGGGTTCGCATGCGCGGCGGCCGCGATCGTGATGATCACGACCCGCTGA
- a CDS encoding DUF559 domain-containing protein yields MSDAKSHHLGRERIARVFRYLKALNEHRNPAKRDLSEQPWTLWFRHLPDHPSIQRRFSNGQEETDFVLKVGRPTFAQAPQPPMPIADWLEGDWEDPEGEVAVSETKANGTEPLRFDAEPRRVEAYERWKTQHQNWANVERPARAAMKIFEQLYELYGRIEREAEHIELVLGNGILSWKRGEEGEASIYHPILLQRIQLAFDPSVPEFTLIETGKEVELYSALFRSMPDIEPKVLARCREELDRGGFHPLGGNDTLEFLRRFVVQLSPRGQFAEGPPEKEAEDPKIGRAPVLFLRTRTLGFATAIEGTLDDLDSRQDLPLALLKIVGLDPPSAEDEKAETFEPRDEPEDVLLSKPANPEQIRIAVRLEREGCVLVQGPPGTGKTHTIANLIGHLLAQGQSVLVTSHTTKALRVLRDHVVEKLRPLTVSVLESDIESRNQLEGSVSTIIERLTTGNPKKLEAEAEQLAAQRKELLAQLRKHRQDLFNARADEYRDVIFLKTKLSPMEAARKVANEAQPHAWIPAPIQPGAPLPLSAAEIAELYASTEALSREDEAELARPLPQLKSLLSPEEFDKVAEEHAHLSRASRSYRKELWKTALDGSATAPLDKLLAKAVKAVEVLDGDRRWKLAAIAAGNEGGKQRVEWDELVGMIDQLMEEKANAKDNVLRHAPALSASIPLEEQLQVAEEILAYFKKNKSVGKLALLTHGAWKRFIGENKVASGEPKSAAHFQALREQIQLAIMRRNLGGRWDRQMVPQGAPGWASLSEEPQEGAPEFAEEIRRCLAWHAEEWQPVENELKERGFLWREFFGEQGGEGHLQRLKEMVSVQLPQAFQARKDMARFSEVDGQLQELRGALTVPQEGPPAPVLAKLLRAAERLDAKDYREAHQRLGALDGQRKTAATRRELLAALQAVAPVWAQAVQERRAPHDKSSAPGDAHAAWLWRQLHDELERRGKVSLPALQKEIDRLGPELRRVTAELIERRAWGAQVRRTTSQQQQALVGWLDMVRRIGKGMGKRVPRLIVEASQKMTECRSAVPVWIMPLARAVETFEPTTRFDVVITDEASQADVMALIPFYMARRVVVVGDHEQVSPSAVGQDVAVVQQLIDEHLEDIPNSVLYDGQISVYDLARQSCGGAICLTEHFRCVPEIIEFSNHLCYGGRIRPLRDPSKATLKPHIIALRVESGRSVNETNKAEAMAIASLIRAAIDQPEYKNKSFGVVSLVGDDQALEIERLLLHHLPPAEYESRRVLCGNAAQFQGDERDVMFLSVVDSAADGPLRLRSEPMFKQRFNVAASRARDQMWVIHSLDPADLKPKDLRRRLIQHAEDPEAVRLLLKQSEDASETPLEHEVHNRLFEAGYRVLPHWRVGYYTIDLVVEGGGRRLAIECDGDKPAAEEQLREDMARQAILERLGWSFLRVRGSEFFLNPERAMKPVLARLSELKIRPESGNAEAPQNGKDVLERLGRRAAEYRQHWLSAAKAQLARAGNGVQERGRKPGRAAKKKRKPSARK; encoded by the coding sequence ATGTCGGACGCGAAGTCGCATCATCTTGGCCGGGAGCGGATCGCGCGGGTGTTCCGCTACCTCAAGGCGCTCAACGAGCACCGCAACCCGGCCAAGCGGGACTTGTCGGAGCAGCCCTGGACGCTCTGGTTCCGCCACCTTCCAGACCATCCCTCCATCCAGCGGCGCTTCTCCAACGGGCAAGAAGAGACCGACTTCGTCCTCAAGGTCGGGCGGCCCACGTTCGCGCAGGCGCCGCAGCCGCCGATGCCGATCGCGGATTGGCTCGAGGGCGACTGGGAAGATCCCGAGGGAGAGGTCGCGGTCTCCGAGACCAAGGCGAACGGCACCGAACCCCTCCGCTTCGACGCCGAGCCTCGACGCGTCGAAGCCTACGAGCGCTGGAAGACGCAGCATCAGAACTGGGCGAACGTCGAGCGGCCCGCGCGCGCGGCGATGAAGATCTTCGAGCAGCTCTACGAGCTCTACGGCCGGATCGAGCGCGAGGCCGAGCACATCGAGCTCGTGCTGGGTAACGGAATCCTGAGCTGGAAGCGGGGAGAGGAAGGCGAAGCCAGCATCTATCACCCCATCCTGTTGCAGCGCATCCAGCTCGCCTTCGATCCGAGCGTCCCCGAGTTCACGCTCATCGAAACCGGGAAGGAAGTGGAGCTGTATTCCGCCCTCTTCCGCTCCATGCCGGACATCGAGCCCAAGGTCCTCGCGCGCTGCCGCGAGGAGCTGGATCGCGGAGGGTTCCATCCCCTGGGCGGCAACGATACGCTGGAGTTTCTCCGCCGGTTCGTCGTGCAGCTCTCGCCGCGCGGGCAGTTCGCCGAAGGGCCGCCGGAGAAGGAGGCCGAGGACCCGAAGATCGGCCGCGCGCCGGTGCTCTTCCTCCGCACGCGGACCCTGGGCTTCGCCACCGCCATCGAGGGAACGCTCGACGATCTCGACAGCCGGCAGGACCTGCCGCTGGCGCTTCTCAAGATCGTCGGTCTCGACCCCCCGTCCGCCGAGGACGAGAAGGCGGAGACCTTCGAGCCGCGAGACGAGCCCGAGGACGTGCTGCTCAGCAAGCCGGCGAACCCCGAGCAGATCCGGATCGCGGTGCGCCTGGAGCGCGAAGGATGCGTGCTCGTCCAGGGGCCTCCGGGAACCGGAAAGACGCACACCATCGCGAACCTCATCGGTCACCTGCTCGCCCAAGGCCAGAGCGTCCTGGTCACGAGCCACACCACCAAGGCGCTGCGCGTCCTGCGCGATCACGTCGTCGAGAAGCTGCGGCCGCTGACCGTGAGCGTGCTGGAGAGCGACATCGAGAGCCGCAACCAGCTCGAGGGCTCGGTCTCCACCATCATCGAGCGCCTCACCACCGGGAATCCGAAGAAGCTCGAGGCGGAGGCGGAGCAGCTCGCAGCGCAGCGCAAGGAGCTCCTCGCCCAGTTGCGCAAGCACCGCCAGGACCTCTTCAACGCGCGGGCCGACGAGTACCGCGACGTGATCTTCCTGAAGACGAAGCTCTCGCCGATGGAAGCGGCCCGCAAGGTCGCGAACGAGGCGCAGCCTCACGCCTGGATTCCGGCTCCCATCCAGCCGGGCGCGCCGCTGCCGCTGTCGGCGGCGGAGATCGCGGAGCTGTACGCGAGCACCGAGGCGCTTAGCCGGGAAGACGAGGCGGAGCTGGCGCGGCCGCTGCCGCAGCTGAAGTCGCTGCTCTCCCCGGAAGAATTCGACAAGGTCGCGGAGGAGCACGCTCATCTGTCCAGGGCGAGCCGGAGCTATCGGAAGGAGCTGTGGAAGACGGCGCTGGATGGTTCGGCTACGGCGCCGCTGGACAAGCTCCTCGCCAAGGCGGTGAAGGCGGTCGAGGTCCTCGACGGGGACCGGCGCTGGAAGCTGGCCGCGATCGCCGCCGGCAACGAGGGGGGAAAGCAGCGGGTCGAGTGGGATGAGCTGGTCGGGATGATCGACCAGCTGATGGAAGAGAAGGCCAACGCGAAAGACAACGTCCTCCGCCACGCTCCCGCTCTCTCCGCAAGCATCCCGCTCGAGGAGCAGCTGCAGGTCGCGGAGGAGATTCTTGCCTACTTCAAGAAGAACAAGAGCGTCGGCAAGCTGGCGCTGCTGACGCACGGGGCGTGGAAGCGCTTCATCGGCGAGAACAAGGTTGCGTCCGGCGAGCCGAAGAGCGCCGCTCACTTCCAGGCGTTGCGGGAACAGATCCAGCTCGCGATCATGCGGCGCAATCTCGGGGGACGGTGGGACCGACAGATGGTGCCGCAGGGCGCTCCCGGCTGGGCGTCGCTCTCGGAGGAGCCCCAGGAGGGTGCCCCCGAGTTTGCGGAGGAGATCCGCCGCTGCCTCGCCTGGCACGCCGAAGAATGGCAGCCGGTCGAGAACGAGCTCAAGGAGCGCGGGTTTCTCTGGCGCGAGTTTTTCGGGGAGCAAGGCGGCGAGGGACACCTGCAGCGGCTCAAGGAGATGGTCAGCGTCCAGTTGCCGCAGGCCTTCCAGGCGCGCAAGGACATGGCTCGCTTCAGCGAGGTGGACGGACAGCTCCAGGAGCTTCGGGGCGCGTTGACGGTGCCGCAGGAAGGACCGCCGGCGCCGGTGCTGGCGAAGCTGTTGCGCGCCGCAGAGCGACTGGACGCGAAGGACTATCGCGAGGCGCACCAGCGGCTCGGAGCGCTCGACGGCCAGCGGAAGACGGCGGCGACGCGGCGCGAGCTTCTCGCCGCCCTGCAGGCGGTGGCGCCGGTCTGGGCGCAGGCGGTCCAGGAACGCCGTGCGCCGCACGACAAGTCGTCTGCTCCCGGAGACGCTCATGCGGCCTGGTTGTGGCGGCAGCTGCACGACGAGCTGGAGCGCAGGGGGAAGGTCTCGCTGCCGGCGCTGCAGAAGGAGATCGACCGGCTCGGACCAGAGCTGAGGAGAGTGACGGCCGAGCTGATCGAGCGCCGCGCGTGGGGAGCGCAGGTGCGGAGGACCACGTCCCAGCAGCAGCAGGCACTGGTCGGATGGCTCGACATGGTGCGCCGGATCGGCAAGGGGATGGGCAAGCGCGTTCCCCGCCTGATCGTCGAGGCCAGCCAGAAGATGACCGAGTGCCGCTCGGCGGTGCCGGTGTGGATCATGCCGCTGGCGCGAGCGGTGGAAACGTTCGAGCCCACCACGCGCTTCGACGTCGTGATCACGGACGAGGCGAGCCAGGCCGACGTGATGGCGCTGATCCCCTTCTACATGGCGCGCCGGGTGGTGGTGGTGGGAGACCACGAGCAGGTGAGCCCGTCGGCGGTAGGCCAGGACGTCGCCGTGGTCCAGCAGCTCATCGACGAGCATCTGGAAGACATTCCCAACTCGGTGCTCTACGACGGCCAGATCTCCGTCTACGATCTTGCACGGCAGTCGTGCGGAGGCGCCATCTGCCTCACCGAGCACTTCCGTTGCGTCCCGGAGATCATCGAGTTCAGCAACCACCTCTGCTACGGCGGCAGGATCCGCCCCCTGCGCGACCCGAGCAAGGCCACCTTGAAGCCGCACATCATTGCGCTCCGGGTGGAAAGCGGCCGCTCGGTGAACGAGACCAACAAGGCGGAAGCGATGGCCATCGCCTCGCTGATCCGGGCCGCCATCGATCAGCCCGAGTACAAGAACAAGAGCTTCGGGGTGGTCTCGCTGGTGGGAGACGACCAGGCGCTGGAGATCGAGCGGCTCCTGCTGCATCACCTGCCGCCGGCGGAGTACGAGTCCCGCAGGGTCCTGTGCGGCAACGCGGCGCAGTTCCAGGGCGACGAGCGGGACGTCATGTTCCTCTCCGTTGTGGACAGCGCCGCCGACGGTCCGCTCCGCCTGCGCAGCGAGCCGATGTTCAAGCAGCGTTTCAACGTCGCGGCGAGCCGGGCGCGAGACCAGATGTGGGTGATCCACTCGCTCGATCCGGCCGACCTGAAACCCAAGGACCTGCGGCGCCGGCTGATCCAGCACGCCGAGGACCCGGAGGCGGTCAGGCTCCTGCTGAAGCAATCCGAGGACGCCTCGGAAACGCCGCTCGAGCACGAGGTGCACAACCGCCTCTTCGAGGCCGGCTATCGCGTGCTGCCGCACTGGCGGGTCGGGTACTACACCATCGACCTGGTCGTCGAGGGTGGAGGGCGCCGCCTGGCCATCGAGTGCGACGGTGACAAGCCGGCGGCGGAGGAGCAATTGCGCGAGGACATGGCGAGGCAGGCCATCCTCGAGCGGCTCGGCTGGAGCTTCCTCCGCGTGCGCGGCAGCGAGTTCTTCCTGAACCCCGAAAGGGCGATGAAACCCGTGCTCGCAAGATTGAGCGAGCTGAAGATCCGCCCTGAAAGCGGCAACGCCGAGGCACCACAGAACGGGAAGGACGTCCTCGAGCGGCTTGGCCGGCGCGCGGCAGAGTACCGGCAGCACTGGCTGAGCGCCGCCAAGGCGCAGCTGGCGCGAGCCGGGAACGGCGTGCAGGAACGTGGGCGCAAACCGGGGCGAGCAGCGAAGAAGAAGCGAAAGCCGTCCGCCCGGAAATAG
- a CDS encoding formamidase — MKRLLITAALAAAAAAWPSSAKTVRIPVSRGAGGVPVPCGEDPLRTCHNRWHPDIPEAAEANAGDTVIFETRDAFDNPFNRTSTPATVAAANLNLIHPLTGPLFVRGAQRGDVLAVTMIDVSPGPDNFGYTVAVPGFGFLRDVFTDPAIAHWELGAPPVNGTRYATSRDLPGVRLPLHGFAGTIGVELGDLEIETAFSREEELRAKQGFVLPPEPTDAVPKHICGPHGRFRDRCLRTIPPRENGGNTDVKQMVKGTTLLFPCFIDGCGLSVGDVHWAQGDGEVSGTAIEMNAIVTVKVDVRKGQAAAFGNWPRFQSNTPGVLKDLAPDHFVATMGIPVKPAGVVMAPELWIDVNSNHLLRPLRNESEDVTLASRDALLKMIALLTGPTSPAPSRLTAEQAYLLCSVACDLHISNLVDVPNYVVSNFLQLDIFETGP, encoded by the coding sequence ATGAAGAGGCTGCTGATCACGGCTGCGCTCGCCGCTGCTGCTGCGGCGTGGCCCTCGTCTGCCAAGACCGTTCGCATCCCGGTGAGCCGAGGGGCCGGAGGCGTCCCCGTGCCGTGCGGCGAGGATCCGCTCCGTACCTGCCACAACCGCTGGCACCCCGACATTCCGGAGGCCGCAGAGGCCAACGCCGGGGACACGGTGATCTTCGAGACCCGCGACGCGTTCGACAATCCCTTCAACCGCACGTCCACGCCGGCGACGGTGGCAGCGGCCAACCTGAACCTGATCCATCCCCTTACCGGCCCGCTATTTGTGAGGGGCGCCCAGCGGGGCGACGTGCTCGCCGTAACGATGATCGATGTCAGTCCCGGTCCCGACAACTTCGGGTACACGGTGGCGGTCCCAGGCTTCGGCTTCCTCCGCGACGTCTTCACCGATCCCGCCATCGCCCACTGGGAGCTGGGCGCCCCACCGGTCAACGGGACACGTTATGCGACCTCTCGCGATCTACCCGGCGTGCGGCTGCCGCTGCATGGGTTTGCCGGCACCATCGGCGTCGAACTGGGCGATCTCGAGATCGAGACCGCCTTCTCCCGCGAGGAGGAGCTTCGGGCGAAGCAGGGATTCGTGCTACCTCCGGAGCCGACAGACGCGGTGCCGAAACACATCTGTGGCCCCCACGGCCGCTTCAGGGACCGCTGCCTGCGCACCATTCCCCCGCGCGAGAACGGCGGGAACACCGACGTCAAGCAGATGGTGAAGGGAACGACGCTGCTCTTCCCCTGCTTCATCGACGGGTGCGGCCTCTCCGTCGGCGACGTGCACTGGGCGCAGGGGGATGGCGAGGTCTCCGGCACCGCCATCGAGATGAACGCGATCGTCACCGTGAAGGTCGACGTTCGCAAGGGCCAGGCGGCGGCCTTCGGCAACTGGCCACGATTCCAAAGCAACACCCCCGGCGTCCTCAAGGATCTCGCCCCGGACCATTTCGTCGCCACCATGGGCATCCCGGTCAAGCCGGCCGGAGTGGTGATGGCGCCGGAGCTGTGGATCGACGTGAACTCCAACCACCTGCTGCGCCCGCTCAGGAACGAGTCGGAGGACGTGACGCTGGCGTCGCGCGACGCGCTGCTCAAGATGATCGCCCTGCTGACCGGGCCGACTTCGCCGGCGCCCTCGCGGCTGACCGCGGAGCAGGCATACCTGCTCTGTAGCGTCGCCTGTGATCTCCACATCAGCAACCTCGTGGACGTGCCCAACTACGTGGTCTCGAACTTCCTCCAGCTCGACATCTTCGAAACGGGTCCATGA
- a CDS encoding VWA domain-containing protein gives MYSAEISRKNPGCFIFLLDQSASMEDPFGGSSDRRKADELATIINKLIHNLSIRCAKGDSMYDYFHVGVIGYGQDTVVKSAFDGALTGKDLIPISDLANNPLRIEDRTKKADDGAGGLVEQTVKFPLWFEPRHVGGTPMSSAFKMAAEIVQRWVAEHPKGFPPIVINITDGEATDGDPVPEAKALCSLGSDDGAALVFNIHLSSAAANPIELPASDEGLPDKFAKQLFEMSSSLTPFMIGRAKELGMPAGDGARGFIFNAQPMQVIQFLDIGTRPANLR, from the coding sequence ATGTACAGCGCTGAGATCAGCCGCAAGAACCCGGGGTGCTTCATCTTCCTTCTGGATCAGTCGGCCTCGATGGAAGATCCGTTCGGTGGCAGCAGCGATCGGCGCAAGGCCGACGAGCTGGCCACCATCATCAACAAGCTCATCCACAACCTCTCCATCCGCTGCGCCAAAGGCGACTCGATGTACGACTACTTCCACGTGGGAGTGATCGGGTACGGCCAGGACACCGTCGTGAAGTCGGCGTTCGACGGGGCGCTGACCGGCAAGGACCTGATCCCGATCAGCGACCTCGCCAACAACCCGCTGCGCATCGAGGATCGCACCAAGAAGGCCGACGACGGCGCGGGCGGCCTGGTGGAGCAGACGGTGAAATTCCCGCTCTGGTTCGAGCCCAGGCACGTGGGCGGTACGCCGATGAGCTCCGCCTTCAAGATGGCCGCGGAGATCGTGCAGAGATGGGTGGCGGAGCACCCCAAGGGCTTTCCCCCCATCGTGATCAACATCACCGACGGCGAAGCGACCGACGGCGATCCGGTCCCGGAGGCGAAGGCGCTCTGCTCGCTGGGAAGCGACGACGGCGCGGCGCTGGTCTTCAACATCCACCTCTCTTCGGCGGCAGCGAACCCCATCGAGCTTCCCGCCAGCGACGAGGGCCTGCCGGACAAGTTCGCCAAGCAGCTCTTCGAGATGTCCAGCAGCCTGACGCCCTTCATGATCGGCCGGGCCAAGGAGCTGGGAATGCCGGCCGGTGACGGAGCGCGCGGGTTCATCTTCAACGCGCAGCCGATGCAGGTGATCCAGTTCCTCGACATCGGAACCCGTCCCGCGAACCTCCGGTGA